aaaaaattaaatttaaattaaaaacaacacattttctattttaattaacaagttagcaaaacacaatcaaatattaatttatcttgatatcttataaatttatagTTGCTAATTCATAAGCTAAGTATATCACAAACTGAAAATATGAGCTGAAAGGTGCTGCAATATATTAAAACTATATTTGGATTGCCGGTAACACCATCTGTTTGTGACCAACCGTGGTTTGAAGGAAGCATCAtcttccttgtattttcctcaaACGACGTGTTGTAACACATTCATTGGAGATCCAAACATggactaaataataataaaaaaatggatgaaGGAAGGTGCTAGATGCAGGgtacaaaaaatttcaattgctCTTTTTCTGTATGGAGACAATGGACATAAGTTTGTGCTTGGAATGATAATTTGAAATTCTTGCATAGCAGATTTGGCATACATCACCAGGGAAGATTATATGATTATGTTATGAGAATTACAAGATGCTGAACACAATTACAGTGATCCCTTTTGTTGTTGATATTTACTCGGATTGACACTGGAAATGTTAATATTGTCACATTATTCACGAAGGACATCAAATTAAGTATAAATTAGAAACATAGTCTTTTTAATAGTGGGTGGCTAAACAAATGAATGAAGGAGATAAAAACCACTCAAGGATGGGAAAGAACGTCGGAAGGATGAGGAGGTGAATGAATTATTGTTATGACATTTCACGAGATTTTTTTATgtcaaattttatctttttttagttggatttgtttcttttttaaaataggatcaattaagatttgattttttttctaacctGTTAATTAAGATAgggaaataaatttttaatttaaatttgattttttttctgatgTTGCAGTCGttttactctaaattttttcaacaattaatacaatgatatattttatgtatatctcttttatctttcctatcatttattacatttgaaattcaattttttctctcttttctctctcataGTGGTATATTTAGTTGTATaagtattatttctttttttattattaggtaacaatgtaaaaacttaattttgtaTTAACGAATTCATTCATTAAATTCTCATCCATTTATGGTTgtataactttatatatatcattttcacTGAAATCAACCAAATTCAACACATAAAGgattagattttttaaatatgttcacagaattttgattttttgattGTGGTATGAAAaagactttattattattattattattgaaaagaCAAAATCCATTTTTTATTATCCAGAGATAATCTCATtactttcaaatataaaaatatcttactTTCAGAACAAAAAATCTCTCTcactaaatatatataactttacaacaattataattataataaaaatttacaaattctaTAATCCATACTTACAATAATACAGAAGATGTTTGAAATATGAATGTATTCCCACTaagatgttaaataaaataatcgaCATTAGCAGCTGTGAAATGTATAGAATCCAACGGCGTAGGAAACATCCATGCGCGGAAACACGGAGCCGCTCACGCCAAAGACATTGGAATCTCACCCTTATGCAAACAGAAAATGTCAGTGTGCCCCGCAGAATTAAACACACACACGCACTCTCGCTTCCTCACATCTCTCTCCCACTATATCTTAACCCAACCATAGTTAACCACCAACCCCACTTCCCCCAACACCTGCTCTCCCCTCCCTTTATTTATATCCCACCCAAACTACCatttgcattctctctctctctctcttagaTAGCTAAATTTTTCATTAGTATTCCTTGTAGGCCACCTAGCTTTCCTCTCTTCTTACTATTTTTGTGTTCATGTGAAGGTTAATTGAAACATAAAGACACACTCACACACCCTGGGTTCATAAATTTCATTTTGCagtaacaacaaaaaataagcaTGAGTTGCAACGGGTGCCGCGTTCTTCGAAAGGGATGCAGCGAGTCCTGTATGTTGCGCCCTTGTTTGCAGTGGATCGAAACCGCCCAAGCTCAAGGCCACGCCACTGTCTTCGTCGCCAAATTCTTCGGCCGTGCCGGCCTCATGTCCTTCATTTCCAACGTTCCAGAAAATCAAAGACCCGGtaataatttaacctttttttcttctttctatggaagaaatttgaacccgcaatctctcttcttctcttcttttaaccATTAAGTCCTCTTTCCTATTGAAAGATGGAATAACTAGGATTTTATTCAAGTTTTCCAACCATCACGCTAAGCTTAtatcttcatttaattttatttaactttttttttccctatATATCTCGttttctagaatattcttaacTGATGCTTCTTTTCTTTGCGTGATCTCTATGCAGCGCTGTTTCAGTCGCTGCTCTTCGAAGCGTGCGGGAGAACGGTGAACCCCGTGAACGGCGCCGTGGGACTTCTCTGGACCGGGAACTGGCACGTTTGCCAGGCCGCGGTGGAGACGGTGCTCCGCGGTGGCACGCTGAGGCCCATGCCGGAGCTCATGGGCCTCGACGCTCCCGCCGCCGCGGCCACCGATGAAGCATCGGAGGCCGAAGTGGCCTGCACCGACACGTGGAGGATCCGAAACCCGAACCCGAATTGCCGGTTCACAAGCTCGCGGTCCTCCGGCTGCGGCGGCGGCGGCAAACGCAAGCGGTCGGAGGAGCTGGCAAAGCTTCAGGCGCAGCCGAATCTCGATCTCCGGCTGACGCCGGTTTTTTCGCAGAAGGTTGAGAGCCGCCGGCCGGAATCTCCGTCGATGACATCGGTGGAATCCGGAACGACGACGGAGAACAGATTTGGGGATCAGTGGGGTCACCGGAAAGTTCTCAACCTTTTCATTTGAGAACTCTCCTATATGTTTCTTCGAGGGTTATGTTTTTTGTGAATCTAATTAACGAgttattattagttttgttttgttgttgtaatAGTCCTTTTGTTTTTGGAGGGGTTGTTCCCGGATTTGAAGTCCGGCGAGTTTTGGTGAGACACTGGCACAGGATTTCTCTAGAGAGAAAAATGAGAGTTAGTCGGTGGTGatcccttttattttttattttttttctgtcaaACATGGAATATGTAAACAGTCCTGTGGTCGTCCGTGGcatgaatattattaatatgaaattatgaataaagACTAGATATAACGTTTGTTTTTAATTGCTGTTTTAATTTTCTGGAAAACATTTAAGAACCTGTGAATTGGGTGAATATTCAGTTGTTTTAGTTCGGTTCGTGGGACAGAACTCAACTATGAATTTCCTCCTTACCACCTACTACGCCCCCGTAACATAAATATCTAATATGATCCGTTTAGGAAAGGCGTGGAGAGTCCAATGCtgcaaatgaaataaatatcagtgcttttttcaattttgcttttttttttttttgtttacgttttcttatatttttacaataatttttttctcactgTAATTCTTTAACCAGCCCACTGGTTGGTAAATAACCATTAATGATCAATCAATTGTATaactactaaaataaaatcaggtGATCCTATATTAGGAATCTGTTTATCTAACCTTGAAGCTGTCGAGATGATTCCATCATTCTTGTTCTAGAAAATGTTTTCTGATAGATGGAAGCAACATAGTTCAGAACACTTCAATGAAgtatattcaaatgttttacCATATCCTACGAATCATGATATATAATTGTGTCTGGGCTAATTTGATGACGCATTCAGGCAGAACCAATGAGAGACAAGGATCGGCTCAAGGTTCAATTTGGAGGGAACTAAGTTATATCCAACCCGGAATTTGCAATTCTAAACAAAGTTTGACCTATAGCTGTAATAAACCAATAGGGTGAGGTGGGGtgctaaaaaattaaacatgttgGAACTTTGACGTTACAAAAAATTGAGTACTAATAGTGGAGTCGCTAATTGAAACAACTTTGTGGTAAGTTATCAATCCCACCCAGCCTTGCTCTGAAGTGTGAGGACAGGCTAGTTGGATTATATGTCTGGGTAAATGAATAATATTAGTAGAAAGATAGAGACAGAATCAAAAGAGGAGTCACAAAGAGAGAGGAATTAGCTAAACAGTAACAGAAGCGACTTATGGAGGATGCAAAGAGGCGTACAAAGAAGGAGAAGGAATCAAGGGAAAagggtttttaaaatattaataaataaataaatattgtaataaTTTAGGGCCTACAATAAAGCTGCTGTTTGCCTCTTGCGTAGGTGCGTATCCCTCCACCAATGGGAAAGCCAAAGTATACGGCTCGCGTCAGCGTCGAGTTTTAGCTGTCTTGATTGTGTTGTCCAGTTCTCACTTGTGTTGTGTGGAAGGTACTAGCACAGTACTACAACTAGTCAACTAGTAACATATTTTATCATAGTTTCATATACTCAATTTTCCATTaattcttatcttatcttatatacGGTTTCAATTTTGGATTTTGCATATGAAATTTTTAGTGACAGTTAACCCTGGTTCGATTTAAACAAGGTTACCTCTCAATATAAAATCATTACTATCTTGTAACGAGTTCCTACTAGTACTCTTACATCAATAagcaaatttttattcaaattttaatgtgtggtttaaataaattataaatttaattcttaccgtttacctttttaattattatttcttatgtattttaaaatttgggtTTTACAACTATAAATCATTTCTTATGTTTTTTCATTAATCTTCACAGTGATTTTAAGCAGGAgaaatttgaagtttttttttcatttgtttcaaaTTATTTGTCAATTTAGCAGTTTTATTTTGCctcaaaatatttgtttatatgtaATCATGATGTATCAAAGGCTTCTATTTGATATCTCCTTGAGTTAGTCCCCTTTAAAagtaaatacttttaaattagaGATTTAACTTCAatccttaattaaaaaatataaatattgaaccaattgcatcaatttttttttattatataacattaCTTTAAGTTGATGGTTTACAAGTGGCTAAATTATGTCAACTACACATTTGTTTGAAAAAACTCCTATTATcaataaactattatttttttttgcaaataataTCAATAAACTTCATAATTACTTCAATAATATATGTAGATTCTGAGTTTAATTTTCGTATATAATGTGATTGTAAAGATTTTTATTGtaccaatcaaataaaaatcatattgttaaatatgatttttagtataattattatataaaaataattttattagagaaaataaactatatactaataatgtaaaatattttaatacgattatctaattataatttattatatataataaatttattgacttttataataatcactttaaaaatcatatcaatcataatttctaattaatgaatagtgtaaaattattttatatatatgactattaaactcattttattatacataataatttatgattagatgataatttaaatattttatattacttcTATATGAATTATGAGACATTTTTAGTATCTtataggattttttatttatgaaaatgagataaataaatattgattattaGATTTTGCCatgaataatcaaaattaaaacattcaaaattatgactttaaaaagaaaacatgagaCTAGACCAAGATAAACATAGACTCAATCTACTTCAATAGTAATCATTTCACCTCATCACCTACAGAAAAatgagtacttttttttttccaaggaAATAAGTTTAACTCAACTCATCCCTTAGTTTAGGATTAAGTTAAGTTAAACTGTTTAATTGAGTATTGACGATTTTTTTCTGTATAACTTTATAATctaaatttattcttttcacCCTCCCAACCTcgtatgaaaataatattttcactaGATATATACCTActagtataatattttaattaaattcaaattatatttcagaaatcaatcatcaatcaaaatataaaaagttttacttacaaattatattttaaacctTTCTTGGCACTTCTTCGAGTCGATATCTTCTACTCAGGCTTGCATAGGTTTCTTCTCCGTGGAGGTGAGTGGGATTCACTTCATCACCACTTAGCCACACAAATAAGCATTACATATTTTGGGAATCCCGGATTATAATCCAATAAAAATGCGGAGATAAGAAAGCAAAAACCAAATCCCATTTGAAGTTGATGAGTagttgaaaagaaaggaaaggaagaaCGCAACGCAACTAAGCAAGTGCAGTGCAGAACATGGCCTattatcttttcattcttttctttttcctttttatgtctGCGATGCTGCGTCTCGCCGCATTTGCCATGGACCCCACGGAACCTTCCCCCCACTTTACATTGTGGTCCCCACATATACCTCAGCTTCCACTAATTGTTCAATGTCTCTCATACTCTCACCCTAGATTCTACCCACTCTCCATGCGACGCGCCTCGTTTACTCGTTCGTGCCAATGACATTGCTCTCTAATTaacaattgttttctttgaactcTAGTAATCTTCTAATTAACAATTGTTTACAGGCAAATTTACGGCCGAGGCACACATTTATAAACTATTTATGGATTAAGgtcttttttaaaagaaattgttgGGGGTCTGTTTTCCATTGGATGCCGCCAGCAGTTACATCAACAACTTCATGGATGTCACCACTAACTCTGGCGAGAATGGTGCTGACATGGCTGGGTGCCGCCAGCACCACATGGTAAGCCGCCAGCAGCTCCAGCGAGACAGCTATTGACTGGGCAACCCGCCAATACCAATGGTGGGACACTTGCAACGTGGATCAGTCCCGCCATTGGTTCTTGTGAGACCAACGTGGACGTTCACGCCTTCACACAGCTACAGGTAGGGTTCTGCCTTCACACACCAGCTTAGGGCACTGTGTTGCAGGTTAGGGTGACATGTAGTAGGTTAGGGTTCTGCTGATTTGCAGGTTAGGGCATGGCATGCTGAGGGTTCACATGGATACAGTTTCATATTCACATGCATAGAGTTTTAATGACCTGTAATATTTTATTGTAGAGAAGATCACATGTTGCATCGTGTAAATTGGCTTTAAATAGGAGCATTTGTAAGAATAAAATTTCACACTGAAAGCAAAGGTAGTCTGAAGAGAGAAACAAAGTAGtctgaagaagagagaaagaaaggtaGTTTCGTGAAGTTTGCTGATTTTGCtcaaagttatttatttatttaaagtaaggatattttgtatttatttaaaggaatgattttttattgagtcaattttttaaagccttctttcattttgtttgaaGTGTAGTAATTTTatgaattagattttttatttaaaaattattagcagtaattatttgtaagcttatttttttatggtttttgtgtttgaaaattttttaaGTGTAACCCTTCCATTTATAAGTCTTCCATTTTGTgtctgaattttttttgaagttgaGAAATTTTTCATAGAGCAagcaaatagatttttttatttttatgattgacaaaatatttaattgaagtaataattgtttttttagaaaaaaatttgaacGTGAAGTTTAAGcgtattaattattgtaattaggCCTTACAAATATTTACCTGATTCCCTTATAGTTTAAGCGtattaattttgtgaattagattttttatttaaaaattattagcagtaattatttgtaagcctttttttttatggtttttgtctctgaaatttttttaagtgtaactCTTCCATTTATAACCCTTCCattttgtgtttgaaatttttttgaagttgagaaatttttcataaattatttaattagagtaatttttttagaataaagtatgaatgtgtagtttaagtttaatagagcaagcaaataaatatttttatttgtatcattgacaaaatatttaattgaagtaataattttttttgttagactaaaatttgaaggtaaagtttaagagtattaattttttgaattagaatttttattttaaaattattatgagtaattatttgtaatcctctttgttcatggtttttgtggcttAGAAATTTGATGTGCGATCGTTTCGGTTATAAACTTTTGTTGATGGTATTTGTGAGTTAAAACTATTTAGAGGTGACTCTTGAAGTTTTTGAagttaaggaattttttttgaattatttaatttgagtaataatttttttgttagaatgacGTATCAATGtctagtttaagtttaatagaggaagcaaataaatttttttatttttatcattctcaaaatatttaattgaagtaataattgttttatttagaaacaaattttaacGTGAAGTTTAagcttattaatttttgtaattaggttttttactttgaagttattttaataatgtttaattatttacaagCCTTTGTTCATGGGTGGACAAACCTTACAAATAATTACCCGATTCCCTTCTAGTTTTTTGAagttagaatgaaattttaatctgtagtttaagtttaagtttaagttAGTAGATGAAGCAAGCAAatacacttatttattttaaaactattgttgttatgattaattatttttaattttgttcatgaaggtatatcatgaattcaattattacagtgttgtatttcaacgaAAGAGTATATAAagacaatgatggtgtaatatttgaaggtagTAAAAAgacgattcagattaaacgcggaattagtttcaatgctttgaaaaaaattggagataaggtaaagttagaaaataatgaaattatttctactataagttgtagatttttagttttaggaaaatatgttgcgtttcaaatttgtgatgacgaagatgttgaaactatgatcgaaagttttcaacaacaacaacaaatgtaaGTTCTAGAATTATACGTAGAAAATGATGTTGCTGGTGGTTCTATGTTTCATGTTGCAAATTCTGTTACGTCATATGGGCATAATGTACCTTATCATGAGTCGGAACTGCCAAGAAATATAAGCAATTTACATgacgatgaagatgatgatgatgattatcttgcgtctaactcatacgttgaagagtctttcgATGAAGGTGATAGTGTTGATGaaatatctgatacagacgatgaagtcaccgacatcgttgaaccagtttcaattgttcacccaactgaaggtaaattttatgaaatacaaaattagttgaatacatctatctttttatcacaattgtatttaatggtaaCTAAATACGAGTTTAAGGATTAGGGTTTATGGGCCTAAGCCTTAGGGTTTATGGGCCTAAGCCTTAGGGTTTAAGGTTTAagatttagggtttagtgtctaagtattatggtttagtgtttagggtCTAAGCCTTAGGTTTTAGGGTTTAGAATTTAGGATTTAAGGGTTTATGGTTGAGTGGtttgggtttagggtttaaaatTTAGGGTTTATAAtttagtgtttagggtttagggtttagggtttatggtttagtttttatattttagggttAAGGGTTTAAAAGGTAGggttaagggtttagggtttatggggTTATAATTAAggatttagggtttagtttttatattttagggttAAGGGTTTATCGTGAAGGGTTTAAGGCTTAAGGTTTAGGGGTTAtaatttagggtttagggttaaggGTTTAGGATTTAGGGTTTAGAATTTAGTGTTTACGGTTTAGAGTTTAGAATTTAGGATTTaggatttagggtttagggtttatggtttagtttttatattttagggtttagggtttagaatTTACTGTTTAGGGTTTAGAATTTagggtttattttttatattatagggTGAAGGGTTTAAAAGGTAGGgttaagggttagggtttatggtttaaatTTTATGGTTAAGGGATTAGGGTTTAAGATGTAGGGTTTATTGTCTAACCTTTGTGATTTagagtttagggtttagggtttagaatGCAGAGTTTAGggtttaaggatttgaattcagagtttagggtttagggattAGAATTTAGGGTTAAGGGTTTAGGGTCTAGGGCTTTGAGGTTTGGGGTTTGGTGTCTAAGCCGTAGGGTTTAGGTTTTAGTGTTTAGAATTTATGGTTAATGGTTTCGGGTTTTGAGATTTAGGGTTTGGTGTCTAAGCCTTAgagtttagggtttagtttttagAGTTTTGGGTTAAGGGTTTAGGGGTTAAGCTTTTGGGTTTAGTGTCAAGTGTTAGGGTTTAGTGTGTAGGGTCTAATCCTTGGGGTTTAGGATTTAGGGTGTAGGGGTTATGGTTTAGAATTTAGAGGTAAGGGTTTAGTGTCAAGTCTTAGCGTTTAGGGtgtagggtttatggtttagggttgaaataaaattactccAGACTCATATGCATCTAATGAAAtacaattacatttagaagttgaaataaatggagTGGATCAAGCCAGGTTGAGTGACATTAGTTATCCATAAGTAAGCCTTAATAAACTGAATACCATACATTACGtgtgaaattcaaatgagaaATATACAACAAGATATTAAATGGAGACATGCAAATCATTCATTTTGGTGTCCGTGATGCCTTGtggatgtgccacatggtcgatcccatcttcgtgcttggcgatcaggatttcttctgcccCGATGCCTCCCCGCTTCTTCTTCGTCAGCCTCCGCTGAAAATTCGTGACGCAAATCAATACCTAATAAGTCACCCATATTAGGTATTGGTCCCTGTACATTCCATTGTGTTCCTAatggggcattaggtgttggaattggACCCTGATATTGCTGCGAAGGGGTCATAgtgggccatgaaaaatgagcttGTGTTTCTGCAACACCACCGAACGAATGCTGGCTTGCAGAAGTATCAGTGTGATGACCCtgaaaaggatactgatacatctgtgtcGGATACTGAGCAAATGTTTGTGGcatgtaatacattccatggccacgctctgccatttgttgggaatattcttCCGCTTCAACAGCCTCCCTTCATCTGTCTATGCcctgagtttcaacacttgactgaagaatgtgaaactgttgtgcaggaaattgacgctctgatgcaggaccatgtgacactggttcagtgattctctcttgctcttcggataaaattgtaattttctccacataaggcacgagatcatcaactgtccatgtattcctcccttgaggagacACCATGTATTGTAATGTCTCTGCAACTTCAGCCTACAATTATTAGGGTCAGAATTTTAATGggcatcattaaaaaaaatgttaaagttaaatattcaaaaaaactaaaaaataccaAAGTAGTCGTGTTTGCATTTTGTgggtcaacaaacatctttgtcTTTCGCCTATACCAAACCATGTAGTCTGAGTTAAAGCT
This genomic interval from Glycine max cultivar Williams 82 chromosome 5, Glycine_max_v4.0, whole genome shotgun sequence contains the following:
- the LBD23 gene encoding LBD domain-containing transcription factor — translated: MSCNGCRVLRKGCSESCMLRPCLQWIETAQAQGHATVFVAKFFGRAGLMSFISNVPENQRPALFQSLLFEACGRTVNPVNGAVGLLWTGNWHVCQAAVETVLRGGTLRPMPELMGLDAPAAAATDEASEAEVACTDTWRIRNPNPNCRFTSSRSSGCGGGGKRKRSEELAKLQAQPNLDLRLTPVFSQKVESRRPESPSMTSVESGTTTENRFGDQWGHRKVLNLFI